A window of the Psychrobium sp. MM17-31 genome harbors these coding sequences:
- a CDS encoding heme lyase CcmF/NrfE family subunit: MIPELGNFSFIVGLMFAVALSVVPLVGVAQNNLSLIRYARPLTFGMFFFAALSYGLLTYSFIVDDFSVYYIAHQSNTELPIQYKIAAVFGGHEGSLLFWVLTLCVWALALAYTSRQLEEAFVARVLSILGMIAAGFFLFTLITSNPFERILWDIPTQGRDLNPLLQDIGLILHPPMLYLGYVGFSVAFAFAVAALLSGKMDAAWARWTRPWTLAAWAFLTIGIVLGSWWAYYELGWGGWWFWDPVENASFMPWLVGTALIHSLSVTEQRGQFRNWTVLLAISAFSLSLLGTFLVRSGVLNSVHSFAADPSRGMFILLLLAIAVIGSLTLFAFKASSLREPSNFELLSKETLILLGNIALVVATATVLLGTLYPLLVDALGYGKISVGPPFFNTVFNPIMAVMVVIMAAAPIIRWKKNKAGTLINELGLIAVISVVFGLAFPFIYGGEFIGWVAIGMGLACWLTLGTLKNTHTSIKDRNGKLDITRPTQSYWGMVIAHLGIAIGIVGITLVSHYETQLDVRMDKGDRVALSGYEFSLQAVDPVEGPNYSSQRATIIAYQDGEQVASLQPERRVYRVQTMGMTEAGIDSTITRDLFVALGDPLDNDAWAVRIYVKPFINLLWLAGFVIMAGGFLCMFDKRYRRKATAKETSKSAQVFA, from the coding sequence ATGATCCCTGAGTTAGGAAATTTCTCCTTTATTGTCGGACTGATGTTCGCCGTTGCCTTAAGCGTTGTGCCACTGGTTGGGGTTGCGCAAAACAATTTGAGTCTAATTCGTTATGCTAGACCACTCACCTTCGGTATGTTCTTTTTTGCGGCATTGAGCTACGGACTATTAACCTACAGCTTTATCGTCGACGATTTCTCTGTTTATTACATCGCGCATCAATCAAATACTGAATTACCAATACAATATAAAATTGCCGCAGTGTTCGGTGGCCATGAAGGCTCGTTATTGTTTTGGGTATTAACCTTATGTGTTTGGGCACTGGCGCTGGCTTATACGAGTCGCCAGCTCGAAGAGGCATTTGTTGCAAGAGTACTCTCTATTCTAGGGATGATTGCAGCGGGCTTCTTCTTATTTACTCTAATTACTTCAAACCCCTTTGAACGTATCTTGTGGGATATTCCCACACAGGGCCGAGATTTAAATCCCTTACTACAAGATATCGGTTTGATTCTTCATCCGCCGATGCTCTATTTAGGCTATGTTGGTTTCTCAGTGGCTTTTGCTTTTGCTGTTGCGGCGTTACTCAGTGGCAAAATGGATGCGGCATGGGCGCGTTGGACTAGACCTTGGACGCTTGCTGCTTGGGCATTTTTAACTATTGGTATTGTACTTGGTAGTTGGTGGGCATATTACGAACTAGGCTGGGGCGGCTGGTGGTTCTGGGATCCGGTTGAAAACGCGTCATTTATGCCGTGGCTCGTAGGGACTGCACTTATTCACTCATTATCTGTTACTGAACAACGTGGTCAGTTCAGAAACTGGACAGTGTTACTGGCTATTTCGGCATTCTCGTTAAGTTTGTTGGGAACTTTCCTAGTACGATCTGGCGTGCTTAATTCAGTTCACTCATTTGCCGCCGATCCGTCACGCGGGATGTTTATCCTTCTACTATTAGCTATCGCCGTCATTGGCTCTCTCACCTTATTTGCTTTTAAAGCGAGCTCGTTACGTGAACCTTCGAATTTTGAATTATTGTCGAAAGAAACATTAATATTGCTCGGAAACATCGCACTAGTGGTTGCAACGGCAACAGTATTGCTAGGTACGCTTTATCCATTATTAGTGGATGCACTTGGTTACGGCAAAATTTCAGTGGGGCCTCCGTTCTTTAATACCGTCTTCAACCCTATAATGGCGGTGATGGTAGTTATTATGGCGGCAGCGCCCATCATTCGTTGGAAAAAGAATAAAGCAGGCACCTTAATCAATGAGCTTGGTCTAATTGCTGTTATTAGTGTTGTCTTTGGCTTAGCGTTTCCATTTATTTACGGCGGTGAGTTTATTGGTTGGGTTGCCATCGGTATGGGATTAGCATGTTGGCTGACTTTAGGGACATTGAAAAATACTCACACTAGTATTAAAGATCGCAACGGTAAGCTTGATATTACCCGCCCAACCCAAAGTTACTGGGGAATGGTTATTGCTCACCTTGGTATTGCGATTGGTATTGTTGGTATCACATTAGTCAGTCATTATGAAACTCAACTCGATGTGCGAATGGACAAAGGCGACCGCGTTGCATTAAGTGGCTATGAATTTTCACTACAAGCCGTTGATCCAGTTGAAGGGCCAAATTATAGCTCACAACGCGCAACTATTATTGCGTACCAAGATGGTGAGCAGGTCGCTAGCTTACAGCCAGAGCGACGTGTTTACCGTGTACAAACTATGGGCATGACGGAAGCTGGAATTGATAGCACCATTACACGCGATCTATTTGTTGCACTTGGCGATCCGTTAGATAATGATGCTTGGGCTGTACGAATTTATGTAAAACCATTCATTAACTTATTGTGGT
- the ccmI gene encoding c-type cytochrome biogenesis protein CcmI, with the protein MTTELWTAIGIIVLLALLILWWPYARNSNIQAKSDNSRQDANKESYLSSLEKIDTQLDEGRIDQSEYDELKAELGRKLIQESAQTTELQVKSHSIMLPLILSGLMISGSVYMYLKIGSSQQIEQAMAQNEQSKSQQQKFLQALKVLEDKVAENPNNSEMLFNLAHFYISAQQFDKAVAAFNKLIEMVGEHAEFIGPQAQALYYKNDQKMNDEIQTLIDRALALDPNDVSTLVLQGMDNFVNGNYGPAIVIWQRVINNGRPGTDVEALTNAINNAKQRLEMTGQPMPEIEEVAVSNSGVDVEVSISDALAGKFTPEQTIFIYAIASEGPRMPLAAVKLSAGDLPLSIRLDDTRAMTPAGKISQHKQVRLFAVISQTGSPGIKPGDLHGMIERADVDNDTPYSLVIDKVAE; encoded by the coding sequence ATGACAACAGAACTTTGGACAGCAATTGGCATTATTGTGCTGTTAGCACTTCTTATTTTATGGTGGCCTTATGCTCGCAATAGTAATATTCAAGCGAAATCCGATAACTCACGCCAAGACGCCAACAAGGAAAGTTACTTAAGCTCATTAGAAAAAATAGATACTCAACTCGACGAAGGCCGTATCGACCAAAGCGAATACGACGAATTAAAAGCCGAACTTGGCCGTAAACTAATTCAAGAGTCCGCACAAACAACAGAGCTACAAGTAAAATCACACTCGATAATGTTACCGCTCATTCTCAGCGGTTTAATGATTTCCGGCTCTGTATATATGTATTTAAAGATTGGCTCATCACAACAAATTGAGCAGGCAATGGCTCAAAATGAACAATCAAAATCACAGCAGCAAAAATTCCTTCAAGCGCTCAAAGTGTTAGAAGACAAAGTTGCCGAGAATCCGAACAACAGTGAGATGTTGTTTAACCTCGCTCACTTCTATATTTCAGCACAGCAGTTTGACAAGGCAGTTGCTGCTTTTAACAAACTTATTGAAATGGTTGGCGAACACGCAGAGTTTATCGGTCCACAAGCTCAAGCGTTGTATTACAAAAACGATCAGAAAATGAATGACGAAATTCAAACACTGATCGACCGAGCATTGGCGTTAGATCCTAATGACGTGTCAACACTAGTTCTGCAAGGTATGGATAATTTTGTTAACGGCAACTACGGCCCTGCCATCGTCATTTGGCAGCGCGTGATAAATAACGGTCGCCCAGGCACTGATGTTGAAGCGCTAACCAATGCCATTAACAATGCCAAGCAACGACTAGAAATGACAGGCCAACCGATGCCTGAAATTGAAGAAGTAGCAGTATCTAACAGCGGCGTTGACGTTGAAGTCTCTATTAGCGACGCATTGGCTGGTAAATTCACCCCAGAACAAACAATCTTCATATATGCAATTGCTAGCGAAGGCCCGCGCATGCCATTAGCCGCCGTAAAACTCAGCGCTGGTGATTTACCACTTTCAATTCGTCTTGATGATACTCGTGCAATGACACCTGCTGGTAAAATTAGCCAGCACAAACAAGTACGTTTATTTGCCGTTATTTCTCAAACCGGCAGCCCAGGGATTAAGCCTGGCGATCTCCACGGCATGATCGAACGTGCCGATGTAGATAACGACACCCCATATTCACTAGTCATTGATAAAGTAGCGGAATAA
- the ccmA gene encoding cytochrome c biogenesis heme-transporting ATPase CcmA, translating to MSCLLRAHQLTCIREDRILFDELSFDVNSGDLIQIEGPNGAGKTSLLRLLAGLSLPYEGEVQYQEQAITKCREEYYQDLTFIGHLAGVKGELTAVENLSFSLNLQQDETQAMDQAIEQVNLSGFEDSYASHLSAGQNRRIALARLWQSTSKIWILDEPFTAIDKAGVAKLERLFLTHIDNGGAIIFTSHQELQIANTSAKRINLEELA from the coding sequence ATGAGCTGTTTACTGCGCGCCCATCAATTAACCTGTATTCGAGAAGATCGCATATTGTTCGACGAACTATCGTTTGACGTAAACAGCGGCGATCTCATTCAGATTGAAGGGCCAAACGGCGCGGGAAAAACCAGCTTACTTAGATTGCTCGCTGGCTTGTCTTTACCTTACGAAGGTGAGGTGCAATATCAAGAACAAGCAATTACCAAATGTCGTGAAGAATATTATCAAGATCTCACATTCATCGGCCATTTGGCTGGCGTTAAAGGCGAGTTAACCGCAGTCGAAAATCTCTCGTTTAGCCTCAATTTGCAACAAGATGAAACGCAGGCGATGGACCAAGCAATTGAACAAGTTAATCTTTCAGGTTTTGAAGATAGCTATGCGTCCCATTTATCGGCAGGCCAAAACAGACGTATTGCTTTAGCGCGTCTATGGCAAAGTACCAGCAAAATTTGGATCCTCGATGAACCTTTTACAGCCATCGACAAAGCAGGTGTCGCTAAGCTTGAACGACTGTTCCTAACTCATATCGACAACGGCGGCGCCATTATCTTTACCAGCCATCAAGAGTTACAAATTGCCAATACCTCAGCAAAACGCATCAACTTAGAGGAGCTTGCCTAA
- the ccmB gene encoding heme exporter protein CcmB, whose protein sequence is MSAPKPLSYSQLFWQVMHRDLKVAVHNKGDFLNPLIFLVIVITLFPLGVGPETNLLTRIAPGIIWVAALLSALLSLERLFKNDYSDGTLEQMLLSPQPLFIMVLAKISAHWLLTGLPIILIAPLLALMLHMETLAYPALMITLALGTPVLSLIGAIGVALTVGLKKGGVLLSLLILPLYIPVLIFATAAIEAAALSMPYSGHIAIISALLVLALTLSPFAVSAALRVSTN, encoded by the coding sequence ATGTCAGCACCTAAACCTCTGAGCTATAGCCAACTCTTTTGGCAAGTTATGCACCGCGACTTAAAAGTTGCTGTGCATAACAAAGGCGATTTTCTCAATCCGCTTATTTTTTTGGTTATTGTTATCACGCTATTTCCATTAGGCGTTGGCCCTGAAACCAACTTACTTACCCGTATAGCGCCGGGTATTATTTGGGTGGCAGCACTATTATCAGCATTATTGTCGTTAGAGCGTCTCTTTAAAAACGACTATAGCGATGGCACCTTAGAGCAAATGCTGCTTAGTCCACAGCCATTATTTATTATGGTGCTGGCTAAAATCAGCGCTCATTGGCTACTAACAGGCCTACCAATCATACTAATTGCACCATTGTTAGCCTTAATGCTACACATGGAAACACTCGCTTATCCCGCGCTTATGATAACATTGGCGCTAGGCACACCAGTACTCAGCCTAATTGGCGCTATTGGTGTCGCACTAACCGTCGGCCTTAAAAAAGGCGGCGTGTTGTTGAGTTTATTAATTTTACCGCTGTACATTCCGGTGTTGATCTTTGCAACAGCTGCCATAGAAGCAGCAGCACTCAGCATGCCTTACAGCGGACATATAGCAATTATATCCGCGCTTCTTGTGCTGGCCTTAACTCTTAGCCCCTTTGCTGTGAGTGCCGCACTGCGTGTGAGTACCAATTAA
- the ccmC gene encoding heme ABC transporter permease CcmC — protein MWKWLHPYAKPERSYQLATTLLPWFAISSITLLVIGVTWGLAFAPAELYQKEYYRIIYIHVPSATLSLSVYMAMATSVLISMVWQLKLADAAAAAMAPIGATLTAIALITGAIWGAPSWGTSWVWDARLTSYLILLFLYLGVIALHNAFDDRALASRAAGILTLVGVVNIPIIKYSVEWWNTLHQTATISKLDAPSMSTEMLWPLLTNILGFALMIGALTLVRFRNEVLASNSMRPWVREMAAKEGEK, from the coding sequence ATGTGGAAGTGGTTACATCCATACGCCAAACCAGAGCGCAGCTATCAGCTGGCAACTACCCTGTTGCCGTGGTTTGCTATCTCGAGTATTACGCTATTAGTTATCGGTGTCACTTGGGGCCTAGCCTTTGCCCCAGCTGAGCTATATCAAAAAGAGTATTACCGCATCATTTATATTCACGTGCCGTCCGCTACACTTTCTTTAAGTGTTTATATGGCCATGGCCACTTCCGTTCTAATTTCAATGGTTTGGCAACTTAAACTGGCCGATGCTGCCGCCGCGGCGATGGCTCCTATTGGTGCAACGTTAACCGCAATTGCGCTTATCACAGGTGCAATTTGGGGCGCACCTTCTTGGGGCACGTCTTGGGTTTGGGACGCACGCCTAACCTCATATTTAATTTTACTCTTCCTATATCTCGGTGTCATTGCACTGCACAACGCCTTTGACGATAGAGCACTAGCCAGTCGCGCCGCTGGCATCCTAACCTTAGTAGGCGTGGTGAATATTCCAATCATTAAATACTCTGTTGAGTGGTGGAACACCCTTCATCAAACAGCAACAATTTCAAAGCTTGATGCACCTTCGATGAGCACAGAAATGTTATGGCCACTGCTAACTAACATCCTTGGTTTTGCCTTAATGATTGGCGCGTTAACTTTAGTTCGTTTTAGAAATGAAGTGCTAGCAAGCAACTCAATGCGTCCTTGGGTCAGAGAAATGGCCGCTAAAGAAGGAGAGAAATAA
- the ccmD gene encoding heme exporter protein CcmD has translation MHFDSFSDFIAMGGHGFYVWWSYGIAFALLLTLTIVSVRRRKSLLKQIAKRAEHEQKLKQMRKDKKANESKT, from the coding sequence ATGCACTTTGACAGTTTCAGCGACTTTATCGCCATGGGCGGCCACGGTTTTTACGTGTGGTGGTCATATGGTATTGCCTTCGCACTGCTACTAACTCTGACTATTGTCAGCGTACGTCGCCGTAAATCACTATTAAAGCAAATCGCCAAGCGCGCCGAGCATGAGCAAAAATTAAAACAAATGAGAAAGGATAAAAAAGCTAATGAATCCAAGACGTAA
- the ccmE gene encoding cytochrome c maturation protein CcmE, translating into MNPRRKKRLTIISIIFVGFAAVVGLVLYSLSQNINLFYTPHEIVGGKDDTGQKPVVGQRLRIGGMVKEGSVVKNSENLKVSFVVFDATHEVTVQYEGLLPDLFREGQGIVANGVLAEGNVVVATEVLAKHDENYVAPEIADAMKKQHEKAEKAKAGY; encoded by the coding sequence ATGAATCCAAGACGTAAAAAGCGCCTCACCATCATTTCCATTATCTTCGTCGGTTTCGCCGCTGTTGTCGGATTAGTGCTTTATTCTTTAAGCCAAAACATTAACTTGTTTTACACGCCTCATGAAATCGTGGGCGGTAAAGATGATACTGGTCAAAAGCCAGTTGTCGGCCAACGCCTACGTATAGGCGGTATGGTGAAAGAAGGTTCAGTTGTCAAAAACAGCGAAAACCTCAAAGTATCTTTTGTCGTTTTTGACGCAACACACGAAGTTACGGTTCAATATGAAGGTTTACTACCAGACCTATTCCGAGAAGGCCAAGGCATTGTCGCTAATGGCGTACTTGCAGAAGGCAACGTTGTAGTGGCGACTGAAGTTTTAGCCAAACACGATGAGAATTACGTAGCGCCCGAAATTGCTGACGCTATGAAGAAGCAGCACGAGAAAGCTGAAAAAGCCAAAGCTGGTTACTAG
- a CDS encoding TRAP transporter substrate-binding protein, whose protein sequence is MIKSKLLISTVLIGLMASGSAFAAKKVHRWKLAETWPTNFPIFGDASKNMAKMVKEMSDGRLIIQIHSRNKHKAPLGVLDMVKAGQYQMGHTASYYYKGKDINTMFFTTMPFGMVASEQYAWFYHGGGMELMEKVYDKHRILAFPGGNTGNQMGGWFRKEINSLDDLKGLKMRIPGFAGEVLAQLGAKPTNIPAGELYTALERNTIDALEWVGPSLDLRMGFHKIAPYYYTGWHEPGAELQFMVNKRAYEKLPKDLQAILKTAMRLAAYDMYTLSTHESGKNLASISKDYPNVKIKTFPSDVMDALRQANQKLLKDFAAKDPLTKEIIDSQRNYVEQVRPWTNISDQAYLNSAK, encoded by the coding sequence ATGATAAAAAGTAAGTTACTTATTTCTACTGTTCTAATTGGCTTAATGGCCAGTGGCAGTGCCTTTGCAGCTAAGAAAGTTCACCGCTGGAAGCTCGCCGAAACTTGGCCGACCAATTTCCCGATCTTTGGCGATGCCAGTAAAAACATGGCCAAGATGGTTAAAGAAATGTCCGATGGCCGTCTGATTATTCAAATTCACTCGCGCAATAAACACAAAGCTCCGTTAGGCGTACTAGACATGGTAAAAGCCGGCCAATATCAAATGGGTCATACCGCGTCTTACTATTACAAAGGCAAAGACATTAACACTATGTTCTTTACTACAATGCCATTTGGCATGGTGGCCTCAGAACAGTATGCATGGTTCTATCACGGTGGTGGTATGGAGTTAATGGAGAAGGTTTACGATAAACATCGCATCTTGGCCTTCCCAGGCGGTAACACAGGTAATCAAATGGGCGGCTGGTTTAGAAAAGAAATCAACAGCCTAGATGATCTCAAAGGGCTAAAAATGCGCATTCCCGGCTTTGCTGGTGAAGTACTAGCGCAGTTAGGCGCCAAGCCAACTAATATCCCAGCAGGTGAGCTATACACCGCACTTGAGCGCAATACGATTGACGCACTCGAATGGGTTGGTCCGTCGCTTGATTTACGCATGGGTTTCCACAAAATTGCCCCATACTACTACACGGGTTGGCATGAGCCAGGTGCTGAGTTGCAATTTATGGTTAACAAGCGTGCTTACGAGAAGCTACCAAAAGATTTACAAGCTATCCTAAAAACAGCGATGCGCTTAGCGGCTTATGATATGTACACCTTGTCTACCCACGAGTCTGGTAAAAACCTAGCAAGCATTAGCAAAGACTATCCAAACGTGAAGATTAAAACCTTCCCTAGCGATGTAATGGACGCGCTGCGTCAAGCTAATCAAAAACTGCTAAAAGACTTTGCAGCTAAAGATCCACTCACTAAAGAAATCATCGACTCTCAACGCAACTACGTTGAGCAAGTTCGTCCTTGGACTAACATTTCTGATCAAGCGTACCTCAATAGCGCTAAATAA
- a CDS encoding TRAP transporter small permease subunit, protein MFIFLRDLLAKIIDFVGVLVACSVIVLLATIFYNVVSRYLFDDVDIGLQELEWHLFACMFLFGIGYSLKENAHVRVDIIYEKLGVKTQAIINLVGTIALLIPISLLIIYYGYDFANEAYQSGERSGDPGGLTHRWIIKGAIPASFCFTVLCGIYVVIEQLVVLTNGSEPNKSSQGEAL, encoded by the coding sequence ATGTTTATATTTTTAAGAGACTTACTTGCGAAAATCATCGACTTTGTTGGTGTGCTAGTCGCCTGTTCTGTCATCGTTTTATTAGCAACCATTTTTTACAACGTCGTTAGTCGTTATTTGTTTGACGATGTCGACATAGGCCTGCAAGAGCTTGAATGGCACCTTTTCGCTTGCATGTTTTTATTTGGTATCGGCTATAGCCTCAAAGAAAATGCCCATGTCCGAGTCGATATTATTTATGAAAAGCTTGGCGTAAAAACTCAGGCCATTATCAATCTAGTCGGCACTATTGCACTATTAATTCCCATTAGCTTACTCATCATCTATTACGGCTACGATTTTGCCAACGAGGCATATCAGTCTGGCGAACGCAGCGGCGATCCCGGTGGTTTAACCCATCGCTGGATTATCAAAGGCGCCATACCCGCCTCATTTTGTTTTACTGTGCTGTGCGGAATCTATGTCGTTATCGAGCAGCTAGTCGTATTGACCAATGGCAGTGAGCCAAACAAATCATCTCAAGGAGAGGCTTTATGA
- a CDS encoding TRAP transporter large permease subunit, with the protein MIGIVLFITALCLLFLGYPIAFTFAGISLLFGWFAMGPDLFAFMPYRIMSIMENTILMAVPMFIFMGVVLQKSQLAERLLESMATLFGELRGGLAISTVIVGAFLAASTGVVGASVVAMGVISLPVMMKYNYDKRLATGVICASGTLGQIIPPSIILIILGDVMGLPVGDLFQAALWPGIALILGYVLYVTYVAWRHPERAPAISVPQEEKRKALIQAVIYIIPPLLLIVAVLGSIFSGIATPTESSALGGVGAIVLALFSGKFNIKMILDSAKETSKVSAMVFAVLIGATAFSMVFTYTGGDYLVEDFMLQLPGEKWTFIALAMIAILILGFFIDFVEIAFIIVPILVPIAESLGINMIWFAILIAMNLQSSFLTPPFGFSLFYLKGVAPKGVATTDIYKGVIPFIMIQIAVLAMLIVFPSVFGLSMQ; encoded by the coding sequence ATGATAGGTATAGTGCTATTTATAACGGCGTTATGTCTGCTGTTCTTAGGTTATCCAATTGCCTTTACCTTTGCTGGTATTTCGCTGCTATTTGGTTGGTTTGCAATGGGGCCCGATCTATTCGCATTTATGCCGTATCGCATAATGAGCATCATGGAAAACACCATTTTAATGGCAGTACCGATGTTTATCTTTATGGGTGTCGTTTTGCAAAAATCCCAACTTGCAGAGCGATTGCTTGAATCCATGGCCACCTTGTTTGGCGAACTGCGCGGTGGTTTGGCTATTTCAACGGTTATTGTTGGCGCATTTCTAGCTGCCTCAACAGGTGTTGTTGGCGCTTCAGTTGTTGCTATGGGGGTTATTTCACTGCCGGTAATGATGAAATACAACTACGACAAACGCCTCGCCACTGGCGTTATCTGCGCCTCAGGAACGCTCGGACAAATTATCCCGCCATCAATTATCTTGATCATTCTCGGTGACGTTATGGGACTACCTGTTGGTGACTTGTTCCAGGCCGCTCTTTGGCCAGGTATTGCACTTATTCTCGGTTACGTTTTGTATGTCACCTACGTCGCATGGCGTCATCCTGAACGCGCGCCAGCGATCTCAGTACCACAAGAAGAAAAACGCAAAGCATTAATCCAAGCGGTGATTTATATCATTCCTCCGCTACTACTCATCGTGGCCGTGCTGGGCTCTATTTTCTCGGGTATTGCAACTCCGACAGAATCGTCGGCTTTAGGTGGTGTTGGAGCTATTGTGTTAGCGTTATTTAGCGGAAAATTTAATATCAAAATGATCCTCGATAGCGCTAAAGAAACATCAAAAGTGAGCGCCATGGTATTTGCTGTGCTCATTGGTGCCACGGCATTTTCAATGGTATTTACCTATACCGGCGGTGATTACTTAGTTGAAGACTTTATGCTACAGCTACCAGGAGAGAAGTGGACCTTTATCGCGCTTGCAATGATTGCCATCCTTATTTTAGGGTTCTTTATCGATTTCGTGGAAATCGCATTCATCATTGTGCCTATTTTAGTACCAATTGCTGAATCTTTAGGGATAAACATGATTTGGTTTGCTATACTCATAGCAATGAATTTGCAGTCGTCATTTTTGACACCGCCCTTTGGGTTTAGTTTGTTCTATCTCAAAGGAGTTGCTCCTAAGGGCGTCGCTACCACGGACATATATAAAGGCGTAATTCCCTTTATCATGATCCAAATTGCGGTGCTTGCAATGCTCATTGTGTTTCCAAGTGTCTTTGGCTTGTCGATGCAGTAA
- a CDS encoding response regulator transcription factor: MMKNTPIYIVSTVSDSALSKLTLILQTLDLKIVSTQIEQVNQLPDGIVLLDSRNLEIDQHGIPKQINDISRKHQLALINVTKDSVNEYICVQMGIKAAFYTDIETDQLLKGLRCLMNGEWWFSRKVLSQTLASLFENMPTSMQAPTQPSQPLAESLTKREKTIIKLVCQGAKNQEVADSLNISPHTVKTHLYSIFRKTECRNRVELLNWAKQHTLAYQLMV; the protein is encoded by the coding sequence ATGATGAAAAATACTCCGATATATATAGTTTCAACGGTTTCTGATAGTGCATTATCAAAATTGACTTTGATATTGCAAACATTAGATCTAAAAATCGTTTCCACCCAAATTGAGCAGGTTAATCAACTTCCTGATGGAATAGTGTTATTAGACTCGCGTAATTTGGAAATCGATCAACACGGTATTCCCAAGCAAATTAACGATATTAGTCGCAAGCACCAACTGGCTTTAATCAATGTGACTAAAGACTCTGTTAATGAATATATCTGTGTACAAATGGGTATTAAAGCGGCCTTCTATACAGACATTGAAACAGACCAATTGCTTAAAGGCCTGCGCTGTTTAATGAATGGCGAATGGTGGTTCTCTCGTAAAGTGCTTAGCCAAACACTAGCAAGCTTGTTTGAAAATATGCCAACGAGCATGCAGGCTCCAACTCAGCCTTCTCAACCATTAGCAGAAAGCTTAACCAAGCGTGAGAAAACTATTATTAAGTTAGTGTGTCAGGGCGCGAAGAACCAAGAGGTTGCCGACTCACTGAACATCAGCCCTCACACGGTTAAAACGCATTTGTATTCTATTTTTAGAAAAACCGAGTGTCGCAACCGCGTTGAATTACTCAACTGGGCTAAACAGCACACACTTGCTTACCAACTTATGGTTTAG
- the trpS gene encoding tryptophan--tRNA ligase, which produces MSKPVVLSGIQPSGGLTIGNYIGAINQWLPMQENNDCFFMLADLHTITVRQDPEVMRERVLECLAMYIACGLDPKKSTIFTQSQVPEHAQLGWILNCYAQMGELNRMTQFKDKSSRHSQNVNVGLFGYPVLQAADILLYQADKVPVGEDQKQHLELTRDIATRFNNLYGEVFKLPDPYIAKVGARVMSLQDPLKKMSKSDDNANNFIMLLDEPKKIEKKLKRAVTDSDEQARIYFDNEEKPGVSNLLTLMSCMTGRSIDEIVPEYEDKMYGHLKKDTAEAVLSVIEPLQQRYFELRKDEGELLNIMKDAAERASEKASQTLDKAKDALGLISV; this is translated from the coding sequence ATGTCAAAACCTGTGGTATTAAGTGGTATTCAACCGTCTGGCGGTTTAACAATTGGTAATTACATCGGTGCTATTAATCAGTGGCTGCCAATGCAAGAAAACAATGATTGTTTCTTTATGTTAGCTGATTTACATACTATTACCGTGCGCCAAGATCCAGAAGTGATGCGCGAGCGCGTTTTAGAGTGTTTAGCCATGTACATTGCTTGTGGTTTAGATCCGAAAAAGAGCACTATCTTCACCCAATCTCAAGTACCTGAGCATGCACAGCTTGGTTGGATCTTAAATTGTTATGCGCAAATGGGCGAACTTAACCGTATGACTCAGTTTAAGGACAAGTCTTCGCGTCATTCTCAAAACGTAAACGTTGGTTTGTTTGGCTACCCTGTTTTGCAGGCGGCTGATATTTTACTTTACCAAGCAGATAAAGTGCCTGTTGGTGAAGATCAAAAGCAACATCTTGAATTAACTCGCGACATTGCCACGCGTTTTAACAATCTATACGGCGAAGTGTTTAAACTTCCTGATCCTTACATCGCTAAGGTGGGCGCTCGTGTAATGAGCCTGCAAGATCCATTGAAGAAGATGTCAAAGTCTGACGATAATGCTAATAACTTTATTATGTTATTGGACGAGCCAAAGAAGATTGAGAAAAAACTAAAGCGCGCAGTAACAGACTCTGATGAGCAAGCGCGTATTTACTTCGACAATGAAGAAAAACCAGGTGTTTCTAATCTACTCACTTTGATGTCTTGTATGACGGGGCGTTCAATTGACGAGATCGTTCCAGAGTACGAAGACAAAATGTATGGCCATTTGAAGAAAGACACTGCGGAAGCTGTATTGTCAGTGATTGAACCGCTGCAACAACGTTATTTCGAATTGCGTAAAGATGAAGGTGAATTGCTGAATATCATGAAGGATGCTGCTGAGCGTGCTTCTGAAAAAGCATCTCAAACTTTAGATAAAGCAAAAGATGCATTGGGTCTAATTTCGGTTTAA